A segment of the Daphnia pulex isolate KAP4 chromosome 10, ASM2113471v1 genome:
GAGTTGGTGAGGGGATAAAAAGGAGACGCTCGACCGATCTCTTTGACCAATAGGCAAGCTTGGTTCAGAGGGTTGGAAGGTTTGGCTATTGTCTGGGATGTTCACCTATACAAGTCGACTGGAGAGGGGAGACtcaaaaaacaagtttttaccTACAACAGTCTCAATCAGTTCCATTAGACCAACAGGTCGTCGTCCAAGTCAAGTtgagattttttcccccctactAACGCTCGccgagtttttaaaaattttttaaaatgattaaagtGATTATTAAGCGGATTTAGTGCGGCTGGTGTTAAGTTTGGTCGACTGAACACGGTGTCATGacaaaattggaattgaaACTCTGAAATCTTCTTGTCGACATGGCTCAAGCGATGGATAATAATATTCATCCGAAGATGGACATTCAAATGGGCACAGCTCTGGTGGGACCCATGGAATCTCGCAACGTTCCGTCCACCATCCACGTCCGCAACCTATGCCAAAACGGAAACAACCTGTAAGTCTCAACCTACCTGTCCTCATATTTTTACACCTGTAGtgcaaagttttatttttagatgatTGCGATAGAGTATTTATTGGAAATGCACACAAAATTACAGTGAATTTCACTTATTTTTTGAAGGTGAGAGGGAGGGAGGTCAATGAAGAAAATAGACAAATCAGGTCGAGTATTGTGTGGGGGGTGGAATAGCCCAAGGGGTTGGAAATGTACAGGTCCAGGGAAAACTATTTCTTGCAATGTCAGCCATGTTTGTCTAGATGTGTTGTTCACTTTGTGCTACCTGGGCTCCCTTAACAATGGGTGGGCTAGGAGTCGGGGGGTagaatttctattttaatggTAATAAATTGTGCCCTGTTGACATTTACTCATCCAACACCTGGGCTCCGAGAGTcgtaaaaacaaaccaaaacttattatgtcaatttttttaccacgAATCATGATCAAGGATGGACCAGCAATATTATCCGCACAAATCGGAATCTCCAATGCCTTTGATACCGGGGCCTATCCAGACCCGAATCTGCTCATCGCCGGCGGGTCTGTCAACTGGCCGTCAACATTTATCATCCGCCGGAACCGAAGAAACTTTAACCGAATCAGAATCGTCCGGCTGGTTGGGCGGATTATTCGGCCGCATTCGTTCAGCGTTCCGGAATTGGGACAACCATGGCAATAAAGGTATGCAAACATTTCTGCCGATtattaatgaatgaatgaattagttaaaaaaaaaattattcgaatAATTTAGGTGACGAGTGGGATATTCCATTCGAAGCGCTCAGTGATCTCGAGCATTTAGCATCCGGCACTCAAGGTGTCGTCTACAAAGCCCGGATGCGTAGTGAAATTGTCGCCGTCAAAAAAGTCAACGATAAGAATGAGATTGAAATTCCGGCCCTTCGTCAACTCAATCATCCAAACATTGTCCGCTTCAAGTAACACAATTCAAATTCCAATGTCAATCAGCTTAACAATTATTTCTATTGAAAATAATAGGGGAGCGTGTAATGAAGCGCCTAATTATTGTTTGGTGATGGAATATTGTCCGAACGGAACGCTGTACGATTTTCTCCGGAGTGAAAACAAGTTGTCGCCCCAATTGACCTTCGACTGGGCCGTCGAGATCGCTGCCGGAATGCACTATCTCCACCAAAACAACATCATGCATCGTGACCTGAAAAGTCCAAAGTAAAATAGTAGACGGATGGGAAAAGAGTCAAGGATTCCGGAAATCACCCACATGTTTCTTATCTCTTCATCcgtattgttttgttttctcagtATCTTGCTGGATGCCAACAACGTGGTGAAAATCACCGATTTTGGCACATGCCGGACATTCACCAATCAAAGCATCTTGATGACGGTCATTGGCACGTACGCCTGGATGGCGCCCGAAGTCATTTGCAAaggaaaaagtggaaaaaaagcCGACGTttggtaaacaaaaatcacaaatttcattattattttcaagtaGTTTTCTTGAATGTAATTGGATTGACAGGTCTTATGGCGTCGTTCTGTGGGAGCTCCTGACTAGGGAGACGCCCTATCGCGACAAAAATTACGGCGCCATCCTCTACGGTGTGGGCAGCAATCAGCTGCAGCTGCATCTTCCGCCAACCCTTCCGGCGGCCTTGCTCGACTTGATGGAAAAGTGCAGGGACAAGACTGCTCGCAAACGGCCCTCGTTTTTGGAGATTCTACGCCACCTATCCGACTGTTCGGCCGAACTGGTGGACCAGGAGCCGGTAAACTACGCCAATCTCCAATTGGAGTGGAAGAAGGAGATTTGCTCCTTCGCCACCTACCGCAGCAATCACCACTCGACCGTTTCGAGCGGCCAGGAACGGGAGACGATGGATGCCGTGTTCATCAACGAAGATAACaatcgaaacaacaacaacaacgattACGTCGACGGTGGAAACTCTTTGGCGAATCGGCAGGCTCAAATCAAACACGTCGAAGACCTCCTAAAAGACAAGCTGATTGAGCTGGTGCAAAGTAAAGTCTACAACGAGGTCGTCTATTACATGGACGTTctcaaagaaatgaaacctaaaaacaaagaaatgtaaaTATAATGAATTATTGATCAACATgatttattaacaatttacTAAAAGATATTTTACCCATTTGCAGGAGGGCCAAACAGCGCAAACGAAGTTACAAGCGAAGTGTCGTCAGGAGTCGATCGGTGAAATCAATCAAGGAGCGATTGGAATCAGGACCAGCTCCTGGACGCCAAGAGGTCAAGGAAACGTGCCAAcgggaggaagaggaggagacGTCGAATGAGTCCAGCTCCAGATCAATGGGGCCCACCCAATCCAGCTGGGAGACGTGCTCCGACGAGGAAGAGGAAATGAAAAGTTCGCCCGTCTCCCTGTCTCGCAAAAGGTTCGTTTTCATTCAGTAGGACCTTGTGtgatctaaaaatatttccctttttatagACATTTATCATCCTCATTTATTATCTTCTGTTCTTTTTCAATCTCGTTTCGTGCGTATATATAGCTTTGGGCGGAATCCAATCCGGACGCGCAAACCTTTCAGGGATCGTCCCACTTCGCTCTACTCGCGAAATTCGCTCGACGAAAATCGCCTTTCACTTGTTTCGGTCAACGAAGATGACGGAGACGTGCCGgaagtttgaattttggtttttattttttattttttaaagtaatccTATTATGCAAAACGTGACGCTGACATTTCTATttggagggggaggggggagatgTACAGTTATTAACGCGTGATGCGCGTTGGTGGCTAATATTCACGTGGAACCAGTTTCTATAATATCTTCGTTGATATATTCtaactgtttatttttccagaaaaatgtttgattccGGTTTTTTTTAGTGTGCTAAAAGAATATGTTTCTTTGTGAGGTGTTGCTCAAGGCGTtggttaattttattttttaaaattatttgactactttattttttgaatttcaatgaGTTGCATCattcttttaattcatttccttttttattattatttcgtattattattatgcccTTCCTAAATCGTAATTCGAGCCAACTTCGTCTGCATTGCCATGTCTTCGCCAACCATATTTGCCATATCTCAAATGCGCCATAActtaaactttcaaaagaaatacaacGACGTTATCTTTTATACTATACAACGTCCTCATCGAACCCGCTGTTACAAAACTTAAAATACTTGTGcgcagttttaattttttgttatcgaTCCTGCCAACCTGAGATATCAAACGCAAGTAGGTGGGAAGCAGTATTACAAGAGCTCAGCCGAAATCTAGATTGTCTGCGAGAAAACTTAATTACGCaatccatcttttctttttttttcttcgaaacaACATCAGGAGATCTAGATAAGGAAACGGGCAAGGTGCCAACAAGCCTCTCGCCGCACACCAACCACCGTGATACACACCGTAGTATATATTGAATGAAACCTTGGGAGTCTGGGgcgtgaaatgaaaagaaagaaaagatatagaATAAATCCAGACACCCAAAAATATTTaggacaacaacagcaacaacaaaactgcTTATGTTTTTACTAtatgttgttgctggtgtgCGGCGTAACGAATCCATCATATTCAGccagtctcccctacacaTGAAAGTCAATGAAACAGGTATATATATGCTGTGCAGTTGTTGTTATCCCGAGTattgatcaaataaatatatctGATCGAGACACATGAATAATGCATGGCCAATGTCGGACAAGGCGTTTGCTTTTCGCAAAAAGGATATATATTTCGAATGTGTTTAGCCACCAAATTTGGCgcttaaaaaaactttctaattaataaaaaaataaataaatgtaaataaatttgaGATTTTATTTCTGGACGTTCTAGATCaatatctttttgtttgaccTCTATTGAATTTATTCCGTTCGATTTAAGTTTGACGCGGTCACAGATGTTGGCTCTCGCAAAATGGCCgtgtagatatatatacattaGGAAACCGCCATCCGGATGCGAAACTTTGtttgttatatattttcttagATGCAAGTGTTCACGCTGCTTTTCCTTGAAAATGGCACAcatatataacacacacacacacacaggcagaGGAGAAGGTCACCTGTATTAACTTGCGTGTACACGCGTGAAGggagaatttttatttatttggaaaaCCGCAGAAACCAGGTGAATCGTGAAGGAAAATTTTAACGCTATACATTGCTGGCTATTGCTAGCTACCTGGTACAGTATATATGGATATTATCATGGTCATTCCAGGAATCGGAAGCCTCATTAAAAACGATCGTTTTCTCGACTTCTCTGGAACtcgttggctgctgctgttgctgctgcttttacaaca
Coding sequences within it:
- the LOC124203626 gene encoding mitogen-activated protein kinase kinase kinase 13-like; this encodes MAQAMDNNIHPKMDIQMGTALVGPMESRNVPSTIHVRNLCQNGNNLMDQQYYPHKSESPMPLIPGPIQTRICSSPAGLSTGRQHLSSAGTEETLTESESSGWLGGLFGRIRSAFRNWDNHGNKGDEWDIPFEALSDLEHLASGTQGVVYKARMRSEIVAVKKVNDKNEIEIPALRQLNHPNIVRFKGACNEAPNYCLVMEYCPNGTLYDFLRSENKLSPQLTFDWAVEIAAGMHYLHQNNIMHRDLKSPNILLDANNVVKITDFGTCRTFTNQSILMTVIGTYAWMAPEVICKGKSGKKADVWSYGVVLWELLTRETPYRDKNYGAILYGVGSNQLQLHLPPTLPAALLDLMEKCRDKTARKRPSFLEILRHLSDCSAELVDQEPVNYANLQLEWKKEICSFATYRSNHHSTVSSGQERETMDAVFINEDNNRNNNNNDYVDGGNSLANRQAQIKHVEDLLKDKLIELVQSKVYNEVVYYMDVLKEMKPKNKEMRAKQRKRSYKRSVVRSRSVKSIKERLESGPAPGRQEVKETCQREEEEETSNESSSRSMGPTQSSWETCSDEEEEMKSSPVSLSRKSFGRNPIRTRKPFRDRPTSLYSRNSLDENRLSLVSVNEDDGDVPEV